From one Microbacterium aurum genomic stretch:
- a CDS encoding ABC transporter ATP-binding protein — translation MKLELRGITKRFGSLVANDHIDLVVEPGEIHALLGENGAGKSTLMNVLYGLYRADEGEILLDDAPQHFRGPGDAMAAGIGMVHQHFMLIPVFTVAENVMLGHEETKGFGRLDLAKARQHVRDVADRFGFEIDPDAVVGDLPVGVQQRVEIIKALSRDAKVLVFDEPTAVLTPQETDELMAIMRQLRDEGTSIVFITHKLREVREVADRITVIRLGKVVGEASPTATNAELASLMVGRAVELTVHKDPPQVREGGLRVQGLRVLTATGAIVVDGVDFEVRPGEVLAVAGVQGNGQTELVEAIVGLAPRVEGSIVLDGTELVGKSVRAILDEGVGFVPEDRKKDGLVGGFSVAENLILDRSSDPEFAQWGTIRRGALDAFARDRIREYDIRTQGPETAAGTLSGGNQQKVVIAREMSRDLRLLVVAQPTRGVDVGSIEFIHKRIIETRDAGIPIIVVSTELDEVTALADRIAVMYRGTVVGIVPGDTARDVLGLMMAGASDSEAAA, via the coding sequence ATGAAGCTCGAGCTCCGCGGGATCACGAAGAGATTCGGCAGCCTCGTCGCCAACGACCACATCGATCTCGTGGTCGAACCGGGGGAGATCCACGCTCTTCTCGGGGAGAACGGCGCGGGCAAATCCACGCTCATGAACGTGCTGTACGGTCTGTATCGCGCCGACGAGGGCGAGATCCTGCTGGACGATGCGCCGCAGCACTTCCGCGGCCCCGGCGACGCGATGGCCGCCGGCATCGGCATGGTGCACCAGCACTTCATGCTGATCCCCGTGTTCACCGTCGCCGAGAACGTCATGCTCGGCCACGAGGAGACCAAGGGCTTCGGCCGCCTCGACCTCGCCAAGGCGCGTCAGCACGTGCGCGACGTCGCCGACCGGTTCGGATTCGAGATCGACCCCGACGCCGTCGTCGGGGACCTTCCCGTCGGCGTGCAGCAGCGGGTCGAGATCATCAAGGCGCTCTCCCGCGATGCGAAGGTGCTCGTGTTCGACGAGCCCACCGCGGTGCTCACCCCGCAGGAGACCGACGAGCTCATGGCGATCATGCGCCAGCTGCGCGACGAGGGCACCTCCATCGTCTTCATCACCCACAAGCTGCGCGAAGTGCGCGAGGTCGCCGACCGCATCACCGTCATCCGTCTCGGCAAGGTCGTCGGCGAGGCCTCGCCCACTGCGACGAACGCCGAGCTGGCCTCGCTCATGGTCGGCCGCGCCGTCGAGCTCACCGTCCACAAGGACCCGCCGCAGGTGCGCGAGGGCGGCCTTCGCGTGCAGGGCCTGCGCGTGCTCACGGCCACCGGCGCGATCGTCGTGGACGGCGTCGACTTCGAGGTGCGCCCCGGCGAAGTGCTCGCCGTGGCCGGCGTGCAGGGCAACGGCCAGACGGAGCTCGTCGAGGCTATCGTCGGCCTCGCCCCGCGCGTCGAGGGCTCGATCGTCCTCGACGGCACCGAACTGGTCGGCAAGAGCGTCCGCGCCATCCTCGACGAAGGCGTCGGGTTCGTGCCGGAGGACCGCAAGAAGGACGGCCTCGTCGGCGGGTTCTCCGTCGCCGAGAACCTCATCCTCGACCGGTCGTCGGACCCCGAGTTCGCGCAGTGGGGGACCATCCGCCGCGGTGCGCTCGACGCGTTCGCGCGCGACCGCATCCGCGAGTACGACATCCGCACCCAGGGGCCCGAGACGGCCGCGGGGACGCTCTCCGGCGGCAACCAGCAGAAGGTCGTCATCGCCCGCGAGATGAGCCGCGACCTGCGGCTGCTGGTCGTGGCCCAGCCGACGCGCGGCGTCGACGTCGGGTCGATCGAGTTCATCCACAAGCGCATCATCGAGACGCGGGATGCCGGCATCCCGATCATCGTCGTGTCCACCGAGCTCGACGAGGTCACCGCCCTCGCCGACCGCATCGCGGTGATGTACCGCGGCACGGTCGTCGGGATCGTGCCCGGCGACACGGCGCGCGACGTCCTCGGACTCATGATGGCCGGAGCAAGCGATTCGGAGGCCGCGGCATGA
- a CDS encoding ABC transporter permease: MSTSLPDATQVERSDGTIQLAVVKERHFKAPIVLAVLTVLLGAIVLFVPRDGTSTFRLGDPSQSFALPNVALPTAVTCWVLLAVLALLTVWAFWLAWSYRRQPLWLTIAFGILGVFAFLVWAAADGLVPVSSLLFGAVSLSVPLVFGALGGVIGERVGVVNVAIEGQLLLGAFSAALLSSITGNPFVGLIGAMVGGVLVAFVLAAFAIKYLVDQVIVGVVLNVLVTGLTGFLYGALLVPNEQQLNQPERFGRIQIPLLSEIPIVGPVLFNQTFIVYLMFIAVALVAWGLYRTRWGLRLRAVGEHPQAADTVGIKVNTSRFWNVTLAGAIAGIGGAYFTLVSVPQFGKDMTAGLGFIALAAVIFGRWDPIRATFAALLFGFATNLQNLLTVLKTPVPSEFMLMLPYVVTILAVAGFAGQIRGPAASGKPYIKE; encoded by the coding sequence ATGAGCACCTCGCTCCCCGACGCGACGCAGGTCGAGCGCAGCGACGGCACGATCCAGCTCGCCGTCGTCAAGGAGCGCCACTTCAAGGCGCCCATCGTCCTGGCCGTGCTCACGGTGCTGCTGGGGGCGATCGTGCTGTTCGTCCCGCGCGATGGCACGTCGACGTTCCGGCTCGGCGATCCCTCGCAGTCCTTCGCGCTGCCCAACGTGGCGCTCCCCACCGCGGTGACCTGCTGGGTGCTGCTGGCGGTTCTCGCGCTGCTCACGGTGTGGGCGTTCTGGCTCGCGTGGTCGTACCGCCGCCAGCCGCTGTGGCTCACGATCGCCTTCGGCATCCTGGGCGTGTTCGCGTTCCTGGTGTGGGCCGCCGCCGACGGCCTCGTGCCCGTGTCGAGCCTGCTGTTCGGCGCGGTGTCGCTGTCGGTGCCGCTCGTCTTCGGTGCGCTCGGCGGCGTCATCGGCGAGCGGGTCGGCGTCGTCAACGTCGCCATCGAGGGTCAGCTGCTGCTCGGCGCTTTCTCGGCGGCGCTGCTGTCGAGCATCACCGGCAACCCGTTCGTCGGCCTCATCGGCGCCATGGTCGGCGGCGTGCTGGTGGCCTTCGTGCTCGCCGCGTTTGCGATCAAGTACCTCGTCGACCAGGTCATCGTCGGTGTCGTGCTGAACGTCCTCGTGACAGGCCTCACCGGCTTCCTCTACGGCGCGCTGCTCGTCCCCAACGAACAGCAGCTGAACCAGCCGGAACGCTTCGGCCGCATCCAGATCCCGCTCCTCAGCGAGATCCCCATCGTCGGGCCGGTGCTGTTCAACCAGACCTTCATCGTCTACCTCATGTTCATCGCCGTCGCGCTCGTCGCCTGGGGGCTGTACCGCACCCGCTGGGGACTGCGCCTGCGCGCCGTCGGCGAGCACCCCCAGGCCGCCGACACCGTCGGCATCAAGGTCAACACGTCGCGGTTCTGGAACGTCACGCTCGCCGGTGCGATCGCCGGCATCGGCGGCGCCTACTTCACGCTCGTGTCGGTGCCGCAGTTCGGCAAGGACATGACGGCCGGGCTCGGCTTCATCGCCCTCGCCGCCGTCATCTTCGGTCGCTGGGACCCGATCCGCGCGACCTTCGCCGCTCTGCTGTTCGGATTCGCCACCAACCTGCAGAACCTGCTGACGGTGCTGAAGACGCCGGTGCCGAGCGAGTTCATGCTCATGCTGCCGTACGTCGTGACGATCCTCGCCGTGGCCGGCTTCGCCGGCCAGATCCGCGGGCCCGCGGCATCCGGCAAGCCGTATATCAAGGAGTGA
- a CDS encoding BMP family lipoprotein: MTISTTKKLAGITAAAGLLIALAGCGSAPEANPTGSGDAGAADFLPCLISDAGGWNDKSFNESAKDGMDKAASELGVTPLEFESTNDNDYAPNMEQAVAEGCSLIISVGFKLSAATVEAANANPDLNFAIIDDYADTDFDGKTDAPNIKPLVFNTAEAAYLGGYAAAAWSAQAGVNKVGTFGGMQIPSVAVFMDGYQLGVEKYNEDKGADVQVFGWDVATQEGSFTGGFDANDTAKQTAQGVLDQGVDVLLPVGGPIYKSAAAAIADSGKDTLILGVDKDLAVADPSVTDITLVSIMKAIDVAVYDATMAASKGEFDPTPYVGTLKNEGVKLSSFHDFESKLPAGLTDELAALQEQIISGEITVESANSPATS; the protein is encoded by the coding sequence TTGACCATCTCGACCACCAAGAAGCTCGCCGGCATCACTGCCGCGGCCGGGCTCCTCATCGCCCTGGCCGGCTGCGGCTCGGCCCCCGAAGCGAACCCGACCGGTTCGGGTGACGCCGGCGCTGCCGACTTCCTGCCCTGCCTGATCTCCGACGCGGGCGGCTGGAACGACAAGTCGTTCAACGAGTCCGCCAAGGACGGCATGGACAAGGCCGCGAGCGAGTTGGGCGTCACCCCGCTCGAGTTCGAGTCGACGAACGACAACGACTACGCGCCGAACATGGAGCAGGCCGTCGCCGAGGGCTGCTCGCTGATCATCTCGGTCGGCTTCAAGCTCAGCGCCGCGACGGTCGAGGCGGCCAACGCCAATCCCGACCTGAACTTCGCGATCATCGACGACTACGCCGACACGGACTTCGACGGCAAGACCGACGCGCCGAACATCAAGCCGCTCGTCTTCAACACCGCCGAAGCCGCGTACCTCGGCGGCTACGCCGCGGCGGCATGGTCGGCCCAGGCGGGCGTGAACAAGGTCGGCACCTTCGGCGGCATGCAGATCCCGTCGGTCGCCGTGTTCATGGACGGCTACCAGCTCGGCGTCGAGAAGTACAACGAGGACAAGGGCGCCGACGTCCAGGTCTTCGGCTGGGACGTCGCGACGCAGGAGGGCTCGTTCACCGGCGGCTTCGACGCCAACGACACCGCCAAGCAGACCGCGCAGGGCGTGCTCGACCAGGGTGTCGACGTGCTGCTGCCCGTCGGCGGCCCGATCTACAAGAGCGCGGCCGCGGCCATCGCCGACAGCGGCAAGGACACGCTGATCCTCGGCGTGGACAAAGACCTCGCCGTCGCCGACCCCTCGGTCACCGACATCACGCTGGTCTCGATCATGAAGGCGATCGACGTCGCCGTCTACGACGCGACCATGGCCGCCTCCAAGGGCGAGTTCGACCCGACCCCGTACGTGGGCACGCTGAAGAACGAGGGTGTCAAGCTCTCGAGCTTCCACGACTTCGAGTCGAAGCTGCCGGCGGGTCTCACGGACGAGCTGGCCGCACTGCAGGAGCAGATCATCTCGGGCGAGATCACGGTGGAGTCGGCGAACTCGCCGGCCACCTCCTGA
- a CDS encoding cytidine deaminase, producing the protein MTDIDWDELRAVATDAMQRAYAPYSRYRVGAAALVSDGRIVSGCNVENASYGVGLCAECALVGDLHMSGGGELVAFVCVNNDGQTIMPCGRCRQLLYEFALPGMLLETVSGIRTIDEVLPDAFGPRDLEAAR; encoded by the coding sequence ATGACCGACATCGACTGGGACGAGCTGCGCGCCGTCGCCACCGACGCCATGCAGCGTGCGTACGCGCCGTACTCGCGCTACCGCGTCGGGGCTGCCGCGCTCGTCAGCGACGGCCGAATCGTGTCGGGCTGCAACGTCGAGAACGCCTCGTACGGCGTCGGCCTGTGCGCGGAATGCGCGCTCGTCGGCGACCTGCACATGTCCGGCGGGGGCGAGCTCGTCGCCTTCGTCTGCGTGAACAACGACGGCCAGACGATCATGCCGTGCGGGCGCTGCCGTCAGCTGCTGTACGAGTTCGCCTTGCCGGGGATGCTGCTCGAGACCGTCTCCGGCATCCGCACGATCGACGAGGTGCTGCCGGACGCCTTCGGCCCGCGCGATCTGGAGGCGGCGCGATGA
- a CDS encoding mannose-1-phosphate guanylyltransferase, with protein sequence MARPIDDFYAVIPAGGVGSRLWPLSRADAPKFLHDLTGSGHSLLRDTWDRLAPLSGEDRIAVVTGRAHRAAVEEQLPGIPDQNVFLESEPRDSAAAIGLAAAILHRREPDVIIGSFAADHVIRGTRVFEFAVRDAVEVAREGYICTVGIAPSEPAVGFGYIKRGGELIVDGARDVSLVDSFVEKPDLETAKQYVADRDYLWNAGMFISRADVLLTEIEANNPELHAGLLELAEAWDDRDRRGPVVDRVWPKLPKIAIDYVVAEPAAQKGRLAVVPGHFDWDDVGDFASLAKLNSGGRKNDLAILGENARILSDAASGIVVSHTTRVISLIGVKDIVVVDTPDALLVTTSENAQRVKGVVDALKLTGRGDVL encoded by the coding sequence ATGGCCCGACCTATCGACGACTTCTACGCCGTGATCCCCGCCGGAGGTGTCGGCAGCAGGCTGTGGCCTCTCTCGCGGGCCGATGCGCCGAAGTTCCTGCACGATCTGACGGGGTCGGGTCATTCGCTGCTGCGGGACACCTGGGACCGGCTCGCACCGCTGTCGGGCGAGGACCGGATCGCGGTCGTGACCGGCCGCGCGCATCGCGCCGCCGTGGAGGAGCAGCTTCCCGGCATTCCGGATCAGAACGTGTTCCTGGAATCCGAGCCGCGCGACTCGGCGGCCGCGATCGGCCTGGCCGCGGCGATCCTGCACCGCCGGGAGCCGGACGTGATCATCGGGTCGTTCGCCGCGGACCACGTGATCCGCGGAACGCGCGTGTTCGAGTTCGCCGTGCGGGATGCCGTCGAGGTCGCCCGTGAGGGCTACATCTGCACCGTGGGGATCGCACCGAGCGAGCCCGCCGTGGGCTTCGGCTACATCAAGCGCGGCGGCGAGCTGATCGTCGACGGCGCGCGCGACGTGTCGCTCGTGGACAGCTTCGTCGAGAAGCCGGATCTGGAGACGGCCAAGCAGTACGTGGCCGACCGCGACTACCTGTGGAACGCGGGCATGTTCATCTCGCGCGCCGACGTGCTGTTGACGGAGATCGAGGCGAACAACCCCGAGTTGCACGCGGGCCTGCTCGAACTCGCCGAGGCGTGGGACGACCGCGACCGGCGGGGACCGGTGGTGGACCGGGTGTGGCCGAAGCTGCCGAAGATCGCGATCGACTATGTCGTCGCCGAGCCCGCCGCCCAGAAGGGGCGGCTCGCGGTCGTGCCGGGGCACTTCGACTGGGATGACGTGGGGGATTTCGCCAGTCTCGCCAAGCTCAACTCCGGCGGACGCAAGAACGATCTCGCGATCCTCGGCGAGAACGCCCGCATCCTCTCCGACGCCGCCAGCGGCATCGTCGTCAGCCACACCACGCGCGTCATCAGTCTCATCGGTGTCAAGGACATCGTCGTCGTCGACACCCCCGACGCCCTCCTGGTCACCACGAGCGAGAACGCGCAGCGCGTGAAGGGCGTCGTCGACGCGCTGAAGCTCACCGGCCGCGGCGACGTCCTGTAA
- a CDS encoding ABC transporter permease, giving the protein MSGITPGAPDAAHTPADDEQLPRASGPLTGEDPAPTRSGIFLRELMRGSAMTTVLAIVLAMIVGGVLIASTNKEVQAAAGYFFARPGDTLVAIWNAVIGGYEALFRGAVFNPRGNDFAAQIRPLTNSLGFAAPLIAAGLGVALAFRTGLFNIGARGQMLIAAMFAGLFAFNLDLPMWIHLPLTLVIGIAGGALWGGLVGLLKAKTGAHEVILTIMLNYVAYYLLLWMLRTPGLLQMPGNNQPQTAPTPASAQFPDLLGPRFPALDWGFVVVVVATVVVWWVIERSSLGLRLRAVGENPHAARAAGISVQRIYLYAMLFAGGLAGLAAMNQIQGNVTTGFGATIDAGIGFDAITVALLGRSRAWGTFAAGILFGALKAGSFSMQAQGIPVDIVLVVQSLIVLFIAAPPLLRAVFFLPKTDAEKAAKARAKAAKKAVTA; this is encoded by the coding sequence ATGAGCGGAATCACACCCGGCGCCCCCGACGCGGCGCACACGCCCGCGGACGACGAGCAGCTGCCGCGCGCGAGCGGGCCGCTCACGGGGGAGGACCCCGCGCCGACCCGCTCCGGGATCTTCCTGCGCGAGCTGATGCGCGGCAGCGCGATGACCACCGTGCTCGCCATCGTTCTGGCGATGATCGTCGGCGGAGTGCTGATCGCATCGACCAACAAGGAGGTGCAGGCCGCGGCCGGCTACTTCTTCGCGCGTCCCGGCGACACGCTCGTCGCGATCTGGAACGCGGTCATCGGCGGCTACGAAGCACTGTTCCGGGGCGCGGTGTTCAACCCGCGAGGGAACGACTTCGCCGCCCAGATCCGGCCGCTGACGAACTCGCTCGGGTTCGCGGCGCCGCTCATCGCCGCCGGACTCGGCGTCGCGCTGGCCTTCCGCACCGGCCTGTTCAACATCGGCGCGCGCGGACAGATGCTCATCGCGGCGATGTTCGCCGGACTGTTCGCCTTCAACCTCGACCTGCCGATGTGGATCCACCTGCCGCTCACCCTCGTGATCGGCATCGCCGGTGGCGCGCTGTGGGGCGGGCTCGTGGGGCTGCTGAAGGCCAAGACCGGCGCGCACGAGGTGATCCTGACGATCATGCTCAACTACGTCGCGTACTACCTGCTGCTGTGGATGCTGCGGACGCCCGGCCTGCTGCAGATGCCCGGCAACAACCAGCCGCAGACCGCGCCCACCCCGGCCAGTGCGCAGTTCCCCGACCTCCTCGGCCCGCGCTTCCCTGCGCTGGACTGGGGCTTCGTCGTCGTCGTCGTCGCGACCGTCGTGGTCTGGTGGGTCATCGAGCGCTCAAGCCTCGGTCTGCGCCTGCGGGCCGTGGGAGAGAACCCGCACGCGGCGCGCGCCGCCGGCATCAGCGTCCAGCGCATCTACCTCTACGCGATGCTGTTCGCGGGGGGTCTGGCGGGCCTTGCGGCCATGAACCAGATCCAGGGCAACGTCACGACCGGCTTCGGCGCGACGATCGACGCCGGCATCGGCTTCGACGCGATCACCGTGGCCCTCCTCGGCCGCAGCCGCGCCTGGGGCACCTTCGCCGCCGGCATCCTGTTCGGGGCGCTCAAGGCGGGCTCGTTCTCGATGCAGGCTCAGGGCATCCCGGTCGACATCGTGCTGGTCGTGCAGTCGCTGATCGTGCTGTTCATCGCCGCGCCGCCGCTGCTGCGCGCGGTCTTCTTCCTGCCCAAGACCGACGCCGAGAAGGCCGCCAAGGCGCGCGCCAAGGCGGCGAAGAAGGCGGTGACCGCATGA